In the genome of Choristoneura fumiferana chromosome 21, NRCan_CFum_1, whole genome shotgun sequence, the window TAAGGCTTCTTCATTgcacacaaataaaaacaaaattacaagaGCTTGATGGcagttaaataaatacctacttgaatACAACATTATCTAGCTAGTAAATTCTTAAAGTATTGACTGACTGAAAGAAATATCATAATAGGTTCTAACATAACTGATACACTGGTAGAGCCCAAACTATTTTCCTAACTTAATTAGGTCATGCATGGCGCTTTGCCGGTTGCAGCTGCGATATGCTCCCTCCAGCTTCGCTCATTGTCATACTTAATTTTCCTGAACCTAAATTGACAGTAATAGTCACCAATTATATAAACGACATTTCTTTCAAGGAGGAAATATTTGGCCTCTTCCAGTCTGGGTATGTAAGGTTATGTATGGGGAAAAAGAAATTTTTTCCATGTTCAACCACTTTTATCCAGTGCAGTCGCTTTCTAGTTTAAAGAAATAAACGCTTCATGTCTCTGATACACACCAGGATAGACCCCCAGATGCtgtatttataaacatttttttttcactgtaaaaataaacacattttgaaattatttattttagcttAAGTATCTTCCAATAATTCTGCTATCCAAGTAGTAGCTTAAATATGATTGTGAGTATGTTTAGAAGTATCAGCGgaactgaaaaagaaaaataatactagttagtaaaaacttaaaatctaGTCTCGCTTATGTTGTGCTTCATATAAACTCTCAATAAATACTTACTCCTTGTCACAGTTCTAATGGATCTTACTAAATTCAAGATCTGGAATTTACTGTTGACTGATCCTCAAAGCCTTGATTTTGACTTTTTGCTCCCCAACCCACTGGAAAAGTGCAATTTatgaattaagtaaaatttgtGACAAAAAGTTATT includes:
- the LOC141439692 gene encoding LOW QUALITY PROTEIN: immediate early response 3-interacting protein 1-like (The sequence of the model RefSeq protein was modified relative to this genomic sequence to represent the inferred CDS: inserted 1 base in 1 codon) yields the protein MLTLWNLFEATLLCLNAVCVLHEERFMQKMGWGAKSQNQGFEDQSTXKFQILNLVRSIRTVTRIPLILLNILTIIFKLLLG